In Drosophila santomea strain STO CAGO 1482 chromosome 3L, Prin_Dsan_1.1, whole genome shotgun sequence, a single window of DNA contains:
- the LOC120448160 gene encoding nucleoplasmin-like protein ANO39 translates to MRAYLLLALFGCVLLATVSANPVDIDDLEDFEEEKRIADEQDNKDKDKDDEKDEKDKKDEDEKDDEDDEDTNEPESDDESEEPESQDDSSDDESQNNDESQNNDDSESDESNQNNQEE, encoded by the coding sequence ATGCGTGCCTATTTGCTGCTTGCCCTTTTTGGATGTGTGCTCTTGGCCACAGTGTCCGCAAATCCGGTGGATATCGACGACTTGGAGGACTTCGAGGAGGAGAAACGAATTGCCGATGAGCAGGATAATaaggataaggataaggatGACGAGAAGGACGAGAAAGATAAGaaggacgaggacgagaagGACGATGAGGACGATGAGGATACAAATGAACCAGAGTCCGACGACGAGTCAGAGGAACCCGAGTCCCAGGATGATAGCTCTGATGATGAATCCCAAAACAATGATGAATCCCAGAACAATGATGATTCCGAAAGCGACGAAAGCAACCAGAACAATCAAGAAGAGTAA
- the LOC120448165 gene encoding uncharacterized protein LOC120448165 — protein MHFLMVLVLIALLAMAFVSAVPVPLPNGEVIVIVNPKIPNDCTTATT, from the coding sequence ATGCACTTTCTGATGGTACTCGTCCTAATTGCTCTTTTGGCCATGGCCTTTGTGAGTGCGGTCCCAGTTCCGCTTCCAAATGGAGAAGTTATCGTTATTGTCAACCCGAAAATCCCAAATGACTGTACAACAGCTACAACTTAG